The Schistocerca americana isolate TAMUIC-IGC-003095 chromosome 5, iqSchAmer2.1, whole genome shotgun sequence genome includes a window with the following:
- the LOC124616290 gene encoding paramyosin-like, which translates to MSTEDKQVCEAVVERKGIGQEDREYSGISDYGVSLDSPLAHSTSYPKTLEQTMRNKSVSEDADKWSMLVDLIKENSASLKGLQESYESLRKSLQESLRKTIKEVFQEDSERREMLQESLKKGSQDSKTSYTKMECNLKKEMQELSKQLKMNIDKRERKLQENIEQIQGDVEKIEGKLTKKMEDDIEETKAELGEIITEVDTNCDHGIAEVTQMQKQCNDVVKGIGDRQNQLAVNLRNAIAMRREEDNQRVAMEGEAFTWGIKKKEGTKVHAKSKKVNSEINKFNHVYKGPYRIIKIGHPNTVELEYARTKRVHGKEHVENINRYYSHENRDNPDEEEVRIEES; encoded by the coding sequence atgtctactgaagataagcaggtttgtgaggcagtagttgaaaggaaaggaataggacaggaagacagggaatattcgggaatcagtgattatggagtatcattagatagcccattagcacactCAACTAGTTATCCCAAAACACTGGAACAAACGATgagaaataagtcagtttcagaggatgcagataagtGGTCGATGTTGGTAGACTTGATAAAGGAGAATAGCGCATCACTAAAGGGTTTACAAGAGAGTTACGAATCATTAAGGAAGAGTTTACAGGAAAGTTTACGAAAAACAATAAAGGAAGTTTTCCAAGAAGATAGTGAAAGGAGAGAAATGCtccaagaatcattaaagaaaggTTCACAAGATAGCAAAACATCATACacgaagatggaatgtaatctgaagaaggaaatgcaggagttatcCAAACAActgaagatgaacatcgacaagagagagaggaagctacagGAGAATATAGAACAaatccagggagacgtggagaagatagaAGGGAAGCtaacaaaaaagatggaagacgatattgaagaaacgaaagccgaattgggagaaataATCACCGAAGTGGATACAAATTGCGATCATGGAATCGCCGAGGtaacgcagatgcagaaacaatgtaatgatgtggttaaggggataggagataggcaaaaccaattggctgtcaatctgagaaatgctatagccatgCGACGAGAAGAGGATAATCAGAGGGTTGCAATGGAAggcgaggccttcacttggggaatcaagaagaaggaagggactaaggttcatgcaaaatcaaagaaagtaaactctgaaataaataaattcaaccacgtttataagggaccatacaggattataaaaattggtcatcctaacactgtggagttggagtatgcacggacaaagagagtgcatggtaaggaacacgtggaaaacataaacaggtactactcacacgagaacagggataacccagatgaggaagaggtacgaattgaagaaagttaa